From a single Ignavibacteria bacterium genomic region:
- a CDS encoding purine-nucleoside phosphorylase, with the protein MTNLLEKVKEAVEFIRTKTTGNYEFGIIMGTGLGGVAREIDIEFTLDYEEIPNFPLPTVDSHKGRLIFGTIFGKKVVAMQGRVHYYEGYTMQQITLPVRVMKFLGVHTLFVSNACGGMHPNYRRGDLMIMVDHINLLGDNPLIGKNYTEFGPRFPDMSEPYSRELIALAEDVALDNKIKVHKGVYVAVSGSNLETRAEYRFLRAIGADVVGMSTVPENIVANHMGMRVLGMSIVTDECFPESLRPVTLQEMLDAAAVAEPRMTKIFTEVIKRIK; encoded by the coding sequence ATGACAAATCTGTTGGAAAAAGTAAAAGAAGCTGTTGAATTTATCAGAACAAAGACAACCGGGAACTACGAATTTGGCATAATCATGGGAACCGGTCTGGGAGGTGTGGCGAGAGAAATTGACATAGAATTCACACTTGATTATGAAGAGATACCCAATTTCCCGCTTCCGACTGTCGATTCGCACAAAGGAAGACTTATCTTTGGTACCATATTTGGCAAGAAAGTGGTTGCGATGCAGGGGAGGGTTCATTACTACGAAGGGTACACCATGCAGCAGATCACTCTGCCTGTGAGAGTAATGAAGTTTTTGGGAGTGCACACACTATTTGTTTCGAATGCCTGTGGTGGCATGCATCCCAATTACAGGAGAGGCGACCTGATGATCATGGTTGACCACATAAATCTTCTGGGAGACAATCCGTTGATAGGGAAAAACTACACAGAGTTTGGACCAAGATTTCCTGACATGAGCGAACCGTATTCCCGCGAACTGATAGCTTTAGCGGAAGATGTTGCTCTTGATAACAAAATTAAAGTCCATAAGGGAGTTTATGTGGCTGTATCGGGATCAAATCTTGAGACGAGAGCCGAGTACAGATTTTTGCGGGCTATCGGTGCTGATGTGGTTGGAATGTCAACTGTTCCCGAAAATATAGTTGCAAACCACATGGGAATGAGAGTATTGGGAATGAGTATCGTGACAGATGAGTGTTTCCCCGAATCACTTAGACCGGTTACACTTCAGGAGATGCTTGATGCGGCAGCAGTTGCAGAGCCGAGAATGACCAAAATATTTACAGAGGTAATAAAAAGAATAAAATGA
- a CDS encoding septal ring lytic transglycosylase RlpA family protein, protein MRLYLSKVLKSFLFVLLLILTGFSVENPKAKAEESSLSKIPAKSAELVRKYSSILEFSNPKDAKVTWYGPGFHGRMTASGAVFDQEKFTAAHRTLPFGTILRVTNKANGKSVIITVTDRGPGHYSLELDLSKGAARALDMIDAGVANVTIETVKVNGFNTPVLSTI, encoded by the coding sequence ATGAGGTTATACTTGAGCAAAGTGCTTAAATCATTCTTGTTTGTGTTGCTCTTGATATTAACCGGTTTTAGTGTTGAAAATCCGAAAGCAAAAGCTGAAGAATCTTCCCTTTCGAAAATCCCTGCAAAATCTGCAGAGCTTGTCAGGAAATATTCTTCAATTCTTGAATTCTCGAATCCTAAAGACGCGAAAGTTACCTGGTACGGGCCCGGCTTCCATGGAAGGATGACCGCAAGCGGTGCAGTATTTGATCAGGAGAAATTTACTGCAGCACACAGAACGCTCCCATTTGGTACCATATTGAGGGTAACAAACAAAGCAAACGGCAAGTCCGTTATAATTACAGTTACAGACAGAGGTCCCGGACATTACAGTCTCGAGCTTGATCTCTCAAAAGGAGCAGCCAGGGCATTGGACATGATAGATGCAGGCGTAGCCAATGTGACTATAGAAACAGTGAAGGTAAATGGATTCAACACTCCGGTATTATCTACGATTTAG
- the pta gene encoding phosphate acetyltransferase codes for MSELELLVKIRENAARKKRTIVLPESHDERVLKAAEIITREGIGNVITLGNEEKIRTSAAALGVNLTGVRIIDQEKSEKLSDFTNIFYNLRKHKGMTIEEARETMKRDIFFGAMMTREGMAQASVAGSTASTGDVMRAGILCIGTKEGISIVSSFFLMVYPEITYSFGDCAVVPDPDAAQLADIAISTADNHKILTGEEPYIAMLSFSTKGSAKHKLIDKVLEATAIVKAKRPDLKVDGELQFDAAIVEGIGKKKAPGSEVAGRANVLIFPDLQAGNIGYKIAQRLGKAEAVGPVVQGLKLPFFDLSRGCSVEDIVNTSAIALLMAGN; via the coding sequence ATGAGTGAACTCGAATTATTAGTAAAAATCAGGGAAAACGCTGCCCGTAAAAAGCGTACAATCGTCCTCCCGGAATCGCATGACGAAAGAGTCCTTAAGGCTGCAGAAATTATCACCCGTGAGGGTATTGGAAACGTAATTACACTCGGCAACGAGGAAAAGATAAGAACCTCTGCCGCTGCACTTGGCGTCAATCTGACAGGTGTCAGAATAATCGATCAGGAAAAATCGGAAAAACTCAGCGACTTCACAAACATCTTCTACAATCTCCGCAAACACAAAGGTATGACCATTGAAGAAGCGCGTGAGACGATGAAGAGAGATATATTCTTCGGTGCCATGATGACAAGAGAAGGTATGGCTCAGGCAAGCGTTGCCGGTTCAACAGCTTCCACGGGTGATGTAATGCGTGCGGGAATTCTTTGCATCGGTACAAAGGAAGGAATTTCTATTGTCTCGAGTTTCTTCCTGATGGTTTACCCTGAGATAACATACTCTTTTGGTGACTGTGCAGTAGTTCCCGATCCTGATGCTGCCCAACTCGCTGATATAGCCATCTCAACTGCCGACAACCATAAAATCCTGACTGGTGAAGAACCTTATATTGCGATGCTCTCCTTTTCAACCAAAGGTAGTGCAAAACATAAACTTATTGATAAAGTTCTGGAAGCCACAGCAATTGTAAAAGCAAAAAGACCCGATCTTAAAGTTGATGGTGAGCTCCAGTTCGATGCCGCTATTGTTGAAGGTATAGGGAAGAAAAAAGCTCCGGGAAGCGAAGTGGCAGGAAGAGCAAATGTTCTGATCTTCCCCGATTTGCAGGCAGGTAATATAGGTTACAAAATAGCCCAAAGACTCGGAAAAGCAGAAGCCGTTGGCCCGGTAGTTCAGGGTCTCAAGCTCCCCTTCTTCGATCTCAGCCGCGGTTGCAGTGTAGAAGATATCGTAAATACATCGGCTATTGCTCTCCTGATGGCGGGCAACTAA
- a CDS encoding AMP nucleosidase produces the protein MITKKEIAKNWLPRYTGTPIEKFGKYFLLTNFHNYVEAFAQKFNCEIEGIGKPMQTATNSDGLTIINFGIGSANAATVMDLLSAVEPSGVLFLGKCGGLKRSTELGHFILPIAAIRGEGTSNDYALPEVPALPSFKLHKFVSQKIVERDLEYRTGVIYTTNRRLWEWDEEFKDYLQEINAIAIDMETATLFTVGFVNQIPRGALLLVSDTPMLPEGIKTEESDKEVTRKFAALHLELGIEAMTDLGIKGEQIKHFTYQ, from the coding sequence ATGATCACTAAAAAAGAGATAGCGAAAAACTGGCTTCCCAGATACACAGGCACACCGATTGAGAAGTTTGGGAAATATTTTTTGCTGACCAATTTTCACAATTATGTGGAGGCGTTTGCACAAAAGTTTAATTGTGAAATTGAGGGAATCGGAAAGCCGATGCAAACCGCCACAAACAGCGACGGGTTGACGATCATAAATTTTGGTATCGGCTCGGCGAATGCAGCCACTGTGATGGATTTGCTAAGCGCTGTTGAACCTTCCGGAGTTCTCTTTTTGGGGAAGTGTGGAGGACTAAAAAGATCGACAGAACTTGGGCATTTTATTCTTCCGATAGCTGCCATCCGGGGAGAGGGAACGAGCAACGATTATGCACTTCCTGAGGTGCCGGCACTTCCTTCCTTTAAGCTTCACAAATTTGTTTCTCAGAAAATTGTAGAACGGGATCTGGAATACAGAACCGGCGTTATCTACACCACCAACAGAAGACTGTGGGAGTGGGATGAAGAGTTTAAGGATTATCTTCAGGAGATAAATGCCATTGCAATTGATATGGAGACTGCCACCCTTTTTACGGTTGGTTTTGTAAATCAGATTCCAAGAGGTGCCCTGCTTTTGGTCTCTGATACACCGATGTTACCTGAGGGAATTAAGACCGAAGAGTCGGACAAGGAAGTTACGAGAAAGTTTGCAGCATTGCATTTGGAACTCGGGATAGAAGCGATGACGGATCTTGGAATAAAAGGGGAGCAGATTAAGCATTTTACATATCAATAA
- a CDS encoding PAS domain S-box protein — translation MPANAENSKISTSPKPALTLLLEVNEDKGAKIVYSEGKVSQRAEEIINSQAASVKDFKSFSALIQKLEKELKFASSRINSVDDLKTPGAAFYEVEFSAVTGQYSGSQSGTKTAVPGDLQQMNVAPRLTGFSRTLSFHVDTPNSRITELTGDIDWFFSPGFKPENISITALMRKVHPADFRQFKLKLRGALQGDTSAINYRIYSDDQQLKYVRHFVHTVSSGGRITGISNLIVDVTDDKELIGKLRSSEEKLRILFETADDLIFVLDQTGGFSSVNALGALSLEFLPEEMIGKHFISFIDEPERKVIAISFKELLKASKLVTFEAAFITKFGKRLTFEINARPVYSQKNRFDGIVGIGRNVTSRIHDHEMMNDLNNKLIEANRIISIERDRVKQRISVLEELNHLKSEFVANISHELRTPLASIIGFSETIDSDTDMPESVRIDFNKIILTESKRLADLINDVLDISKLEGGKVVLDKSDFDPIDLIAEAVSEFRKNADEKSITILEEYPDVPVIINADKERLTQVFENIISNAVKFTNPGGRITIFVRLRKNELEAIISDTGIGIPKKDLPYIFQKFYKVSRTDNSLPGSGLGLALVKQIIDLHKGYINLKSEENNGTTVIIKLQLNPKRYSNNG, via the coding sequence ATGCCAGCTAACGCGGAGAACTCCAAGATCAGCACTTCCCCAAAACCGGCTCTTACTCTTTTACTCGAGGTAAACGAGGATAAAGGTGCCAAGATTGTTTACAGCGAAGGAAAAGTCTCCCAAAGAGCAGAGGAGATAATCAACTCGCAGGCTGCATCCGTTAAAGACTTTAAATCCTTCTCGGCTCTGATTCAAAAACTGGAGAAAGAATTAAAATTCGCATCCTCACGAATCAATTCAGTCGACGATCTTAAAACTCCCGGTGCTGCTTTCTATGAAGTGGAATTCTCTGCGGTCACAGGACAATATTCCGGATCACAGTCCGGCACAAAAACTGCCGTACCTGGTGATTTACAACAGATGAATGTGGCACCCCGTCTCACCGGATTTTCGCGGACTCTCTCTTTCCATGTGGATACTCCAAATTCGCGAATAACGGAATTGACCGGTGATATCGACTGGTTCTTCTCTCCCGGTTTCAAACCTGAAAATATTTCCATAACCGCACTGATGAGAAAAGTGCACCCTGCTGACTTCCGACAATTCAAACTTAAATTAAGAGGTGCTCTACAGGGCGACACTTCTGCAATTAATTACCGGATTTACTCCGACGACCAGCAACTCAAGTATGTAAGGCATTTCGTTCATACCGTCTCTTCAGGAGGCAGGATTACCGGAATCTCAAACCTGATCGTTGATGTCACAGATGACAAGGAACTGATAGGTAAACTCCGAAGCTCCGAAGAAAAATTAAGAATACTCTTCGAAACCGCTGATGACCTTATTTTTGTCCTCGACCAGACGGGGGGTTTCTCCTCCGTAAATGCACTCGGGGCGCTCTCTCTTGAGTTTCTCCCCGAAGAAATGATCGGGAAGCATTTCATCTCTTTCATCGATGAACCGGAACGGAAAGTGATCGCGATTTCCTTCAAGGAACTGCTCAAAGCTTCCAAACTTGTCACCTTCGAGGCTGCATTCATCACTAAGTTCGGGAAAAGGCTCACTTTTGAAATTAATGCCCGCCCTGTTTACTCACAAAAAAACCGGTTCGACGGAATTGTAGGTATAGGTCGAAATGTAACATCCCGAATCCATGATCATGAGATGATGAATGACCTTAACAATAAGCTCATCGAAGCCAACCGGATTATCTCCATCGAGCGGGATCGTGTAAAACAAAGAATCTCCGTACTCGAAGAGCTGAATCATCTTAAAAGCGAGTTCGTCGCCAATATCTCACACGAGCTTAGAACACCGCTCGCTTCTATCATCGGTTTTTCTGAAACAATTGACTCTGATACCGATATGCCCGAATCAGTAAGAATTGACTTCAACAAAATCATTCTCACTGAATCGAAACGGCTTGCTGATCTGATAAACGATGTACTCGATATCTCAAAACTTGAGGGCGGGAAGGTCGTGCTCGATAAATCTGATTTTGATCCAATCGATCTCATTGCCGAGGCAGTGTCAGAGTTCAGAAAAAATGCCGATGAAAAATCCATCACCATTCTTGAGGAATATCCCGATGTTCCGGTGATAATAAATGCTGACAAAGAAAGATTGACACAGGTCTTCGAAAACATTATCAGTAATGCTGTAAAGTTTACTAATCCCGGCGGCAGAATCACAATCTTTGTCCGGTTAAGAAAAAATGAATTGGAAGCCATAATCAGTGATACAGGAATCGGGATTCCTAAAAAAGATTTACCTTATATCTTCCAAAAATTCTATAAGGTCTCGAGAACAGACAACTCTCTTCCTGGTTCAGGACTCGGACTTGCTCTCGTGAAGCAGATAATCGACCTGCACAAAGGATATATTAATCTTAAAAGTGAAGAAAACAACGGAACCACGGTAATCATCAAATTACAACTCAATCCTAAGAGGTATTCCAACAATGGATAA
- a CDS encoding YggS family pyridoxal phosphate-dependent enzyme: protein MIRKNLEYLKELIANKCLATGRAADSVTLVAVSKLFGTDRIREAISAGQTHFGENYAQEFRDKFAELSSENIVWHYIGSLQTNKVKYVAGNAEYIHSVDSLKLLSEIQKQAEKKGVIQKIFLEFKSSFEATKSGSEAEGIFSLAEAASQMDNISVTGLMTMAPFVDDITIIRDAFVRTRVLRDELIRSGYTSVKELSMGMTGDYNVAIEEGTTFLRIGTAIFGERN, encoded by the coding sequence ATGATTAGAAAAAACTTAGAATATTTAAAAGAACTGATTGCCAACAAATGTCTTGCCACAGGCAGGGCAGCTGATTCAGTTACTCTGGTTGCTGTAAGCAAATTATTTGGAACAGACCGGATTCGCGAAGCGATATCCGCCGGTCAGACCCATTTCGGGGAGAACTACGCCCAGGAATTCAGGGACAAATTTGCTGAACTTTCGTCAGAAAATATTGTCTGGCATTACATTGGTTCACTTCAGACCAACAAAGTGAAGTATGTTGCCGGGAATGCTGAATACATCCATTCAGTTGATTCATTGAAACTTCTTTCCGAGATTCAAAAGCAGGCAGAGAAAAAAGGAGTGATACAGAAGATATTCCTTGAATTTAAGTCGTCGTTTGAAGCGACCAAATCGGGAAGTGAGGCTGAAGGAATTTTTTCCCTGGCTGAAGCAGCATCGCAGATGGATAATATTTCGGTTACAGGACTGATGACGATGGCTCCTTTTGTTGATGACATTACAATAATAAGGGATGCCTTCGTGAGAACAAGGGTGCTTCGTGATGAACTGATCAGATCGGGTTACACATCTGTGAAAGAGCTGTCGATGGGGATGACAGGGGACTACAATGTTGCAATTGAAGAAGGAACGACTTTTTTAAGAATTGGCACAGCCATTTTTGGTGAAAGAAATTAG
- the fumC gene encoding class II fumarate hydratase gives MEYRIETDTMGEVQVPADKYYGAQTGRSLMNFKIGGEKMPAELIKAFGILKKAAALTNKELGLLSEEKTALIAEAAQEVIDGKLEGNFPLVVWQTGSGTQSNMNVNEVIANRAIELAGGVIGSKKPIHPNDDVNKAQSSNDTFPTAMHIAAAMAVNEKLIPMITKLRDALAAKSEEFKDVIKIGRTHLMDATPLTLGQEFSGYAQQLTNGLKRINNSLPFVYELALGGTAVGTGLNTHPEFAVKGAAKIAELTGLPFVTAPNKFESLAAHDAMVELHGVLKTLAASLMKIANDVRWLGSGPRSGIGELNLPENEPGSSIMPGKVNPTQSEAMTMVCAQVFGNDVAVNFGGASGNFELNVFKPVIIYNVLQSVRLIADACESFTDHCVVGIEANRVNIKKHVDNSLMLVTSLNPHIGYDNAAKIAKKAHKEHKTLKETALELGLLTEEQFDKIVRPEEMISAKM, from the coding sequence ATGGAATATAGAATTGAAACCGACACCATGGGTGAGGTTCAGGTGCCCGCAGACAAATATTACGGAGCACAAACGGGAAGATCCTTAATGAATTTTAAGATCGGCGGAGAGAAAATGCCCGCTGAATTGATCAAAGCATTTGGCATTCTGAAAAAAGCTGCTGCTTTGACAAACAAAGAACTTGGTCTTTTGAGTGAAGAGAAGACTGCACTTATCGCAGAAGCGGCTCAGGAAGTAATCGACGGCAAGCTCGAAGGGAATTTTCCCCTTGTAGTCTGGCAGACGGGAAGCGGAACACAGTCGAATATGAATGTAAATGAAGTTATCGCCAACCGCGCAATTGAGCTTGCGGGTGGTGTTATCGGAAGCAAAAAGCCGATCCATCCGAATGATGATGTGAATAAAGCACAATCCTCAAATGATACATTTCCGACTGCGATGCATATTGCAGCAGCAATGGCTGTGAATGAAAAACTCATTCCCATGATTACCAAATTGCGTGATGCACTCGCAGCAAAATCTGAAGAATTCAAGGATGTTATAAAAATTGGCAGAACCCATCTGATGGATGCCACACCTCTGACACTCGGACAGGAATTCAGCGGATACGCTCAACAGTTGACCAACGGACTAAAGAGGATCAATAATTCACTTCCGTTCGTTTATGAACTTGCTCTCGGTGGCACCGCTGTTGGTACCGGGTTAAATACTCACCCCGAATTTGCAGTAAAAGGAGCTGCGAAGATTGCCGAACTGACAGGGCTTCCTTTTGTAACTGCACCCAATAAATTTGAATCGCTCGCAGCACATGACGCCATGGTCGAGCTTCACGGTGTATTGAAAACCCTCGCTGCATCGCTGATGAAGATAGCAAATGATGTAAGATGGCTGGGAAGCGGCCCCAGATCGGGTATCGGAGAGTTGAACCTTCCGGAGAATGAACCCGGTAGTTCCATAATGCCGGGAAAAGTTAATCCGACACAGTCCGAGGCAATGACAATGGTGTGTGCACAGGTTTTCGGGAATGATGTGGCGGTCAATTTTGGCGGTGCATCGGGTAATTTTGAACTCAATGTATTCAAGCCTGTGATAATTTACAATGTTCTTCAGTCAGTCAGGCTGATTGCCGATGCCTGCGAAAGCTTCACCGACCATTGTGTTGTTGGTATTGAAGCAAACCGCGTGAACATAAAGAAGCATGTAGACAATTCTCTTATGCTTGTCACTTCGTTAAATCCTCATATCGGCTACGATAATGCTGCAAAAATTGCGAAAAAGGCTCATAAAGAACACAAAACTCTCAAGGAAACCGCTTTGGAGCTCGGTCTCCTCACAGAGGAGCAATTTGATAAAATTGTAAGACCCGAAGAAATGATCTCTGCAAAGATGTAG
- a CDS encoding DivIVA domain-containing protein, which translates to MKLSPVNIKRQEFSKEIRGYNTKEVTDFLEKVADEVESAIKENETLRRTIDHLNLDVERYKTIEDSLQKALIAAQESSGTALQKAHEEAAEIVRRAELEAEKLLADSQQKAIELQQHIAGLEERRAYILARLSAIIETQESVIGETPAVTAVPESPVKVESVEEAGFIDHLPVREEVAQSEIKGNDTAASEEEKRKKLSELFFTGSSDKIDINNIVED; encoded by the coding sequence ATGAAATTATCACCCGTAAACATCAAACGGCAGGAGTTTTCGAAAGAAATCAGAGGCTACAACACAAAGGAAGTCACAGATTTTCTTGAGAAAGTAGCCGATGAGGTGGAATCTGCCATCAAAGAGAATGAGACTCTCCGAAGAACAATAGATCATCTTAATCTTGATGTGGAGAGATATAAAACCATTGAGGACAGTTTGCAGAAGGCTTTGATTGCTGCCCAGGAATCTTCGGGAACGGCACTTCAAAAAGCACATGAAGAAGCTGCGGAGATTGTAAGACGCGCTGAATTGGAGGCTGAAAAGCTTCTGGCGGATTCTCAGCAAAAAGCGATCGAGCTGCAACAGCATATAGCCGGACTGGAAGAAAGAAGGGCTTATATACTCGCAAGACTATCTGCTATTATAGAGACACAGGAATCTGTAATCGGAGAGACACCGGCCGTTACTGCGGTTCCGGAATCTCCCGTAAAAGTCGAATCAGTTGAAGAAGCCGGCTTTATTGATCACCTTCCGGTCAGGGAAGAGGTTGCTCAGTCAGAGATAAAAGGAAATGATACTGCCGCTTCTGAAGAAGAAAAACGAAAAAAATTGTCGGAGCTTTTCTTTACGGGAAGTTCAGATAAAATTGACATAAATAATATTGTGGAAGACTAA
- a CDS encoding AtpZ/AtpI family protein, whose translation MTTRKFVGTVGFILSVAVAASSAYFLDGVFKVDSVYYSRIFILLIASFVAGWLIGEGFDRRTSFLFALTGMLLGILGAISHEMFFVVRKTTDTETFRYLVNAAINGVIVSSFVLFGRNSSALRLAGSEPEAGEEPAGGTVPTLKFSVKEEVAEEPVEEETLETSEYEGESPGEEYRPLESGSQEISHEDSEKDPIFGATFFEKNADLIIESAKLEAEKIRFNAEQEVLKKQQEKEKLENEIKMLIYTEKNLLEQYKKQS comes from the coding sequence ATGACAACACGAAAATTTGTCGGAACAGTCGGCTTTATTCTCTCGGTTGCGGTTGCTGCAAGTTCGGCATACTTCCTTGACGGGGTATTCAAAGTTGATTCTGTATATTACTCAAGGATCTTCATTTTGCTGATAGCCTCATTTGTCGCGGGATGGTTGATCGGGGAGGGGTTCGACAGAAGAACTTCATTTCTTTTCGCTTTGACCGGGATGTTGTTGGGGATACTCGGGGCAATAAGCCACGAAATGTTCTTTGTAGTCAGAAAAACCACAGATACTGAAACCTTCAGATATCTTGTAAACGCAGCAATAAACGGGGTGATTGTCTCGTCGTTTGTGCTTTTCGGAAGAAACAGCAGTGCACTCCGTCTCGCCGGTTCTGAACCGGAAGCAGGTGAAGAACCTGCAGGTGGAACTGTGCCAACTCTTAAGTTTAGTGTTAAAGAGGAGGTTGCTGAGGAGCCGGTTGAGGAAGAAACCTTGGAAACTTCTGAATATGAGGGAGAATCTCCGGGAGAAGAATACCGGCCCCTTGAATCAGGGTCACAAGAAATTTCGCATGAAGATTCAGAAAAAGACCCTATATTTGGAGCTACATTTTTTGAAAAAAATGCAGACCTTATTATAGAATCGGCGAAGCTTGAGGCAGAGAAAATCAGGTTTAATGCCGAACAGGAAGTGCTGAAGAAACAGCAGGAAAAAGAAAAACTTGAAAACGAAATAAAAATGCTGATTTATACCGAGAAGAATTTACTTGAGCAGTATAAAAAGCAGTCGTAA
- a CDS encoding response regulator codes for MKAIIVDDERLARNELRRLLSEHPEVEILDEAANVDEAVEKIKTHDPDVIFLDIQMPGKTGFDLLEELDRSPRVIFTTAYDEYAIKAFEFNALDYLLKPIDPARLTEALKKIKLEKKEDEELELRYASKQLKAEDQVFVKDGDRCWFVKLEEVRLFESEGNYVRLFFRDQKPLILKTLNYLDERLDSRTFFRANRKHIINLKYIENIEPWLNGGLLVKMKDGKKVEVSRRQSIKFKEMLSL; via the coding sequence ATGAAAGCTATTATCGTTGATGATGAGCGTTTAGCGAGAAATGAGTTAAGGCGACTTCTTTCAGAGCATCCAGAAGTGGAGATTCTCGATGAAGCCGCGAATGTGGATGAAGCAGTTGAAAAGATAAAGACTCACGACCCTGATGTCATTTTTCTTGACATTCAGATGCCGGGGAAGACCGGATTTGACCTTTTGGAAGAGCTTGACAGGTCGCCCCGGGTGATTTTCACTACTGCCTATGATGAATATGCAATTAAGGCATTTGAGTTTAACGCTCTCGATTATCTTCTTAAACCGATAGATCCGGCAAGACTGACCGAGGCATTGAAGAAGATAAAGCTCGAGAAAAAAGAGGATGAAGAACTTGAGCTCCGATATGCAAGCAAGCAGTTGAAAGCTGAAGATCAGGTTTTTGTAAAAGACGGTGACAGATGCTGGTTTGTGAAACTTGAAGAAGTCAGGCTTTTCGAGTCGGAAGGCAATTATGTAAGACTGTTTTTCAGGGATCAAAAGCCATTAATACTGAAGACTCTAAATTATCTCGATGAGAGACTAGACAGCCGCACTTTTTTCCGGGCAAACAGGAAGCATATCATCAATCTTAAATATATCGAGAACATAGAGCCCTGGCTCAACGGTGGTCTGCTTGTGAAGATGAAAGATGGCAAGAAGGTTGAAGTTTCGAGAAGGCAGTCGATTAAATTTAAAGAGATGCTTTCGCTTTAA
- a CDS encoding histidine kinase — MRNFLQDSRQKVYWVSQLSGWGGYSLLNLLIVLSARADGNISESTDRFLYLIIPTLTISGILFTHIYREIIRIYGWAELEPRALAPRVFLGSITVAILIFLLVMAFFLLAGESVRELFTLPNILINWINLSIIVLLWSILYFAIHFFENFQKVEIERLIWEAAVKDFELKALKSQLNPHFMFNAMNGIRALIEEDPEKAKKSITQLSNIFRYSLNIERSETVPLEDEIRTVNDYLSLEQVRYEERLRFLIEVDPSVNFVEIPPMMVQTLVENGIKHGVSKLPKGGEVQIRAYKEKDDLVLIILNSGSLDDKLMADSKGFGLANTKNRLSILYGEKASFTISESDGKVRAEIKIPTGGIENESYYR, encoded by the coding sequence ATGAGAAACTTCCTGCAGGACAGTCGACAGAAAGTTTATTGGGTCTCCCAATTATCGGGATGGGGCGGTTACTCCCTCCTGAATCTGCTGATTGTACTTTCAGCCCGCGCTGACGGAAATATTTCCGAATCCACCGACCGGTTTCTTTATCTCATAATTCCGACTCTTACTATATCGGGAATTCTGTTTACGCATATCTACAGAGAGATAATCAGGATATATGGCTGGGCGGAACTTGAACCAAGAGCCCTGGCGCCCAGAGTTTTCCTTGGCTCCATTACGGTGGCGATACTCATTTTCCTTTTGGTTATGGCTTTTTTCCTGCTCGCAGGGGAATCGGTGCGGGAATTATTTACACTTCCCAACATTTTGATAAACTGGATCAATCTCTCGATAATAGTGCTGCTCTGGTCGATTCTCTATTTTGCGATTCATTTTTTCGAGAATTTCCAGAAAGTTGAAATCGAGCGATTGATATGGGAAGCAGCCGTGAAGGATTTTGAGTTGAAGGCTTTGAAATCGCAGTTGAACCCCCACTTCATGTTCAATGCGATGAACGGAATTAGGGCTTTGATAGAGGAAGACCCTGAAAAAGCCAAAAAATCGATTACACAGCTTTCGAATATTTTTCGATATTCTCTTAATATAGAGAGGAGCGAGACCGTTCCCCTCGAAGATGAAATCCGTACCGTTAACGACTACCTTTCGCTTGAGCAGGTAAGATATGAAGAGAGATTGAGATTCTTGATAGAAGTTGATCCCTCTGTCAATTTTGTTGAGATACCACCGATGATGGTACAAACGCTGGTGGAGAACGGCATTAAGCACGGGGTATCAAAACTTCCCAAAGGCGGGGAAGTACAAATCAGGGCTTACAAAGAAAAAGATGATCTTGTTTTAATAATATTAAATTCCGGTTCACTTGACGATAAATTGATGGCAGACTCGAAAGGTTTCGGTTTGGCAAACACAAAGAACCGCCTTTCTATCCTCTATGGAGAGAAGGCATCGTTCACCATTTCGGAAAGTGACGGAAAAGTAAGAGCAGAAATAAAAATCCCAACCGGAGGAATAGAAAATGAAAGCTATTATCGTTGA